One genomic window of Geodermatophilus sp. DSM 44513 includes the following:
- the mftG gene encoding mycofactocin system GMC family oxidoreductase MftG, with protein sequence MTGWDVVVVGAGTSGAPLAARLADAGRRVLVLEAGADHAEFPPDLRDAARMAAAVPGHPANWDLTGVLTDEVTSPVPRGRVAGGSSALNGGYFIRGTRADLDGWAAAGNDLWSHDALLPSFVRLEDDRDHGDRPGHGTGGPVPVQRPRPGHPLADALGAAAAELGFPAEPDKNADGPPGWGPVPLNVAGGVRVNTAMAYLAPRRGHPGLTVRGGVTVRRVVVEGGRAVGVQTDEGVVRADEVVLAAGAVGSPQLLLLSGIGPADDLRALGVDVVADVPGVGAECTDHPDVYVTWRPARRLPMPRDLHPLSGVLNTADDLEVLPWLKPFSRVVAPRTSTAVARALRRPGATLRALRGTSPHRLLDTARRRDDLFLGVGLQREDSRGRLTLTSTDPRVQPRLEYRYLTADADRRRMRQGVRLAAELLRTRALAPLVAGRTGLPDDVLCDDRELDRWVRRSIATAVHLAGTARMGPDGDPGAVVDQHLRVRGVEGLRVVDTSVMPTVTSRGPAATAVAIGERAAELMAGPASPRAR encoded by the coding sequence GTGACCGGGTGGGACGTCGTCGTGGTGGGCGCCGGCACCTCGGGCGCCCCGCTGGCCGCCCGGCTGGCCGACGCCGGACGGCGGGTGCTGGTGCTCGAGGCCGGGGCCGACCACGCCGAGTTCCCGCCCGACCTGCGCGACGCCGCGCGCATGGCCGCGGCCGTCCCCGGCCACCCGGCCAACTGGGACCTCACCGGCGTGCTCACCGACGAGGTCACCTCCCCGGTCCCGCGCGGGCGGGTGGCCGGCGGGTCCAGCGCGCTCAACGGCGGCTACTTCATCCGCGGCACCCGCGCGGACCTCGACGGCTGGGCCGCGGCGGGCAACGACCTGTGGTCCCACGACGCGCTGCTGCCCTCCTTCGTCCGGCTGGAGGACGACCGGGACCACGGCGACCGGCCCGGCCACGGCACCGGCGGCCCGGTGCCGGTGCAGCGCCCGCGTCCCGGGCACCCGCTCGCCGACGCGCTGGGGGCGGCCGCCGCCGAGCTCGGGTTCCCCGCCGAGCCGGACAAGAACGCCGACGGGCCGCCCGGCTGGGGTCCGGTCCCGCTCAACGTGGCCGGCGGGGTGCGGGTCAACACCGCGATGGCCTACCTGGCGCCGCGCCGCGGGCACCCCGGGCTGACCGTGCGCGGCGGGGTGACCGTGCGCCGGGTCGTGGTGGAGGGCGGCCGGGCGGTCGGCGTGCAGACCGACGAGGGCGTCGTGCGCGCCGACGAGGTGGTGCTCGCCGCCGGCGCGGTGGGGTCGCCGCAGCTGCTGCTGCTGTCCGGCATCGGCCCGGCCGACGACCTGCGCGCCCTCGGCGTCGACGTGGTGGCCGACGTCCCGGGGGTGGGCGCGGAGTGCACCGACCACCCCGACGTCTACGTCACCTGGCGCCCGGCCCGGCGGCTGCCGATGCCGCGGGACCTGCACCCGCTGTCCGGCGTCCTGAACACCGCCGACGACCTCGAGGTGCTGCCCTGGCTCAAGCCGTTCAGCCGGGTGGTGGCGCCCCGCACGTCGACGGCGGTGGCCCGGGCGCTGCGCCGGCCGGGGGCCACGCTGCGCGCGCTGCGCGGGACGTCGCCGCACCGGCTGCTGGACACCGCCCGCCGCCGCGACGACCTGTTCCTCGGCGTGGGGCTGCAGCGGGAGGACAGCCGCGGGCGGCTCACCCTCACCAGCACCGATCCGCGCGTGCAGCCGCGGCTGGAGTACCGCTACCTGACCGCGGACGCCGACCGCCGGCGGATGCGCCAGGGGGTGCGGCTGGCCGCCGAGCTGCTGCGGACGCGGGCGCTGGCGCCGCTGGTCGCCGGCCGGACCGGCCTGCCCGACGACGTGCTGTGCGACGACCGCGAGCTGGACCGCTGGGTCCGGCGCTCCATCGCCACCGCCGTCCACCTGGCCGGGACGGCCCGGATGGGCCCGGACGGCGACCCCGGCGCGGTCGTCGACCAGCACCTGCGGGTGCGCGGCGTCGAGGGGCTGCGGGTCGTGGACACCTCGGTGATGCCCACGGTGACCTCGCGCGGCCCGGCGGCGACCGCGGTGGCCATCGGTGAGCGCGCCGCGGAGCTCATGGCCGGCCCGGCGTCACCGCGCGCCCGGTAG